The sequence ACGGGACCTTGCTCCGTGTATTTGAACGTCTTGCCGGCAATGCAAATCGTGTCGATATAAGCTTTCATTTTCGGCGGTACGCTGAAATTCCACATCGGAGTGACAAACACGTATTTGTCGGCTGCTACAAACTGGTCGGTCAGTTCGTTGATGCGCCCGATTTTGCCTTGTTCTTCCGGGCTCAGCTGATCAAAAGCGGTTCCTTGCTGCAGTTTGCCCCAACCGTTAAAGACATCTGCATCGATATGGGGAATGTCCATTTTGTACAAATCCAGTTCGACAATTTCATCGGCCGGATTCGCTTGCCGGTACACCTCCAGAAACGCCTGGCCGACAGACATACTGTAAGATTCGGCGGCAGCTTTCGGATTTGCCGTGATGTACAACACTTTTGCCATGTTCCGTTCGTTCCTTTCCTCGTGTGATGACTGTTTCTCCAGCTAAGGTGTAGTTTTTACACCAACTAACTTTATGTATGTATATTATCTAATTATACGAACATTAGTCAAGTATCTTTCTATAGGTAATTAAAACCGCCGCTACCTGCCCCACGTCTGTAGTGTTTGCATCGGTTTCGAATCCAATGCCTCCTCATCCGTTTTCCACCGCATTTTCCATCCAAAGCGTGGTGGAACGAGGAACGGTGGCAGAACCGTGTCACCTTGTCTGCGAACGGAGCCTTGTGTGTGGAGATCAACGGGGGTGATGTGGAGAAACCCTTTTGATGAGAAAATAGCACATCCAGCGATTTTCATTGGTCATATTGTGCCCCGCCAGGGGCATGGGGGTTTAAGCAAAAATCGATTTGACAATCTCCCCGATCTTTATGACAAGCGAAGTGAGCAGATCAAGAATCCCGAGCCGAACTTGCACCGCCTGGGCCGCATTGCGGTCACCCGCCGGCACCTGCACGGTAGCCAGCGGCTTCGTATCCATGTCTTTCGCTTGCACCGCATCGCCGTTCGCCAGGTCGACAAAGCAGAGGGGCGGGAACAGCACGCACCACCAATTCTGGCCTTTTCCTGCCCCGATCACGATCCGCAGCGCTTCATATTCGCCGGCCGGATAGACTTTGTTTCCGTAGATTTTGGTCGGAAACGGCACCATCCCATAATCGGTCCGTACGGGATAGGAAGCGCCCGCTTGTTTGACCACGTCTGCCGCGATCGCATTCAATTGCGGCACCTCCGCCTGAATCACCTGACGGGCCTTGTCGTGGCTGGCCACTCCGCGCAGCCGCTTGCCGACTTCATCGATAATCCGGTCTCGAATCCGACGCTTGAGCGCCTGGTCCTCCGGCGAATCGGAGTTGGCGATGATCCGCAGCCGAACAGCATCCGCCGGAATCTCCCCCGTTGCTCTGTCCGCTGCGGCCAGCCTGTTCTCCGCTCCCTGAACAGCCGCTTTTGCGCCAGCGTATGCCTGTATCGGCTGCGCCGCTTCAGCGATTTTCGCTGGCGAAGCAGCCTGCCAGCCGTTCAGCAACCCCCCGGCAAAGATCATACCTGCCATACCTGCCACCAGTCGCACCCGCATCGTTCCGTCCTCCCCTTTTTTGCATCTCCACCAAAGTGACATGAAGCCCTGCAGCCCATTCCGAAACCTTTGTGACGCCCGCAAACGCTTCAGCCTTGCCAGTACCACTCTGCCCTGTAAGTTTTCCTGATAGCCTCAGTATGGTCAGCCAAAAAGGGGTTTATACTTTTCTCGCAATTTGTTGCTAGAAAAAACCCCCGATCCACCTGGATCGGGGGTTGAGCGGGAATCCGCTGGATGCTTATGAAGTTTGCGGGCGGACCGTACGGATCGCCTCGACCGCTTCCGGGTTTTCCAGCGAGGACAGGTCGCCGGCCTCCTTGTCCAGATAAGCGGCGCGCATCGCCCGGCGGAGGATTTTGCCGTTACGGGTTTTCGGCAGCTCTTTCACAAAGTGAATCGTTTTCGGACGTAGCGCTTTGCCCATTTTTTCGCCTACGAGATCGACCAGTTCGGCCTGCAGTGCAGGCGATGGTTGATAGCCCGGTTTCAGCACCACGAAACAGACGGCGGCTTCCCCTTTGATCTCGTCGGGAACGCCAATCGTGCCCGCTTCCAAAACCGCTTCATGACCGACCAGCACAGATTCCATCTCGGCCGGCCCGAGCCGTTTGCCGGCCACATTCAACGTATCGTCGGAGCGGCCGGTAATCGTCCAAAAACCTTCATCGTCGAGAATCACCCAGTCACCGTGCACCCATGTATCGGGCCAGCGGCTCCAATACGTTTTCTCATACCGCTCCGGATCCTGCCAAAACCCGTTGGTCATACCGACCCACGGCTGTTTGATCACCAGTTCGCCGACCGCATTGCGAACCGGTTGTCCGTTCTCGTCATACACATCCACATCCATGCCGGGTAGCGGCGAATTGAACGTGATCGGAGAAATCGGCCTGAGCAGCACATTGCCCAGGATGCCGCCGGAGATTTCCGTGCCGCCGGAATAGTTGATGATCGGAATCTTGCGGTTGCCCGCTTTTTCAAACAGCCACATCCACGGCTCCGGATTCCACGGTTCCCCGGTCGAGCCGATCGCCCGCAGGCAGCCGATGTCATGCTTTCTCACCCAGGACTCGCCGTGCTTCATCAGCGACCGGATCAGTGTCGGCGAAATTCCGAGATGGGTCACCTGGTGGTCGGCCACCAGCTTCCACAGGCGGTCCGGTTCCGGATAATCGGGCGAGCCCTCAAACAGCACGGCGGTCGCGCCGTTCAACAAAGCGCCGAACACCAAAAACGGCCCCATCATCCAGCCCATGTCGGTCACCCAAAACAGGGTTTCACCCTGTTTCAGATCCATTCCAAATCCGGCGTCAAACGCCGCTTTCAGCGGAAATCCCGCATGCGTGTGCACCGCGCCTTTCGGCCGGCCGGTGGTGCCCGACGTGTAGAGCAACATGAGCGGATCGGAACTGTTCATCACTTCACACGGGAGACCGGTACCGGCCGTTTCCGATCCGGCTCGTCCAGCATCTCCCGCCTGCAACCCGGAACGGGTAACGCCAGCCTCCAACTCCTTCCAGTCCACATCCCGACCTTCCGTCCACGGGATTTCGCGGCCGAGTCGGCGGACCACCACGACTTTTTCCACGGAAGGAGCCATCGCCACCGCCCGATCGGCTTCCTCTTTCATGGCCACCGCTTTGCCGCGCCGCAAGAAGCCGTCCGCCGTAATCAGCATCTTCGCTGTCGACGCTTCCATCCGCTTGGCGACCGCATCCGCTCCGTAGCCGGAGAACGCCGGTGAGAACATCGCGCCGATTTTTGCAACCGCCAGCATGGCGACGACCGTCTCAGGAAGCATCGGCATGTAGATCGACACGCGGTCCCCTTTTTCGATCCCCTGCTTGCGCAGCCCCTCCGCCACGCGAGCGACCCAGCCGCTCAGTTCGGCGAACGTGTATCGCTTGACCGCCCCGTCATCGCCTTCCCAGACAAGTGCTGTCCGATGTGCGGTGGCCGGATTGTTCGCCCATTTGTCGACCGCGTTGTGCACCACATTCAACCGGCCGTCGACGTACCAGTCAGGCCACTTGATGCCTTTCGACAGATCAAGCGCTTTATCGTACGGATGGAACCACTCGATGCCGAGCGCTTTTTCCGCCTCTTGCCAGAACCAGCCGACATCGTTCACCGCCGCCTGCAAAAAATCGTCATACTGCTGGAACCCCAATTGCTGCATCCATTGATAGAGGCGAGTCGATTCGATCAGTGATTGTGTGGGAAACCATACCGCTTTGCTGCTCATCTTTTCCTCTCCCTGTTTCAGTTTCAAGCTTGGCGCAGGTGGTCTGCTGCAGCAGTTAGAAAATCAGCAGCGCCGCCCCGAAGATCGTGAATCCAAACAGCAACGCCATCACGCAATAGCCCATAATATCGCGAATCGTCAGCCCGGCCAGCGCCAGGATCGGCAGTGCCCAGAACGGTTGGATCATATTGAAAACGCCTTCACCAAACGCGACGGACATCGAAATCTTGCCGAGATACGCCGGTGACGTTTGACCGAGCGCCAACGCCGCCTGAATCGAGACAGGTCCCTGGACAGCCCAGTGGCCGCCCCCTGACGGAACGAACATCGTGATGATGCAGGACCCGATATAGTTCAAAAACGGCAGAGTATGAACAGTGGCAGCTTTCACCAGCTCGCTGGCCAGCACTGTTTGCAAAGGATCGATCCCTTTGGCCGGTTGATACGCCATCAGCGCCATAATCCCCCCGTACAACGGGTATTGCA comes from Effusibacillus pohliae DSM 22757 and encodes:
- a CDS encoding FMN-dependent NADH-azoreductase, producing MAKVLYITANPKAAAESYSMSVGQAFLEVYRQANPADEIVELDLYKMDIPHIDADVFNGWGKLQQGTAFDQLSPEEQGKIGRINELTDQFVAADKYVFVTPMWNFSVPPKMKAYIDTICIAGKTFKYTEQGPVGLLKGKEAVHIQARGGIYSDGPAKEFEFGDRYIRTVLTFLGVSSIESIIVEGMAQHPEQAEQIKAKAIDRAREVAKKFARAGVTV
- the spoIIR gene encoding stage II sporulation protein R, giving the protein MRVRLVAGMAGMIFAGGLLNGWQAASPAKIAEAAQPIQAYAGAKAAVQGAENRLAAADRATGEIPADAVRLRIIANSDSPEDQALKRRIRDRIIDEVGKRLRGVASHDKARQVIQAEVPQLNAIAADVVKQAGASYPVRTDYGMVPFPTKIYGNKVYPAGEYEALRIVIGAGKGQNWWCVLFPPLCFVDLANGDAVQAKDMDTKPLATVQVPAGDRNAAQAVQVRLGILDLLTSLVIKIGEIVKSIFA
- a CDS encoding AMP-binding protein, which produces MSSKAVWFPTQSLIESTRLYQWMQQLGFQQYDDFLQAAVNDVGWFWQEAEKALGIEWFHPYDKALDLSKGIKWPDWYVDGRLNVVHNAVDKWANNPATAHRTALVWEGDDGAVKRYTFAELSGWVARVAEGLRKQGIEKGDRVSIYMPMLPETVVAMLAVAKIGAMFSPAFSGYGADAVAKRMEASTAKMLITADGFLRRGKAVAMKEEADRAVAMAPSVEKVVVVRRLGREIPWTEGRDVDWKELEAGVTRSGLQAGDAGRAGSETAGTGLPCEVMNSSDPLMLLYTSGTTGRPKGAVHTHAGFPLKAAFDAGFGMDLKQGETLFWVTDMGWMMGPFLVFGALLNGATAVLFEGSPDYPEPDRLWKLVADHQVTHLGISPTLIRSLMKHGESWVRKHDIGCLRAIGSTGEPWNPEPWMWLFEKAGNRKIPIINYSGGTEISGGILGNVLLRPISPITFNSPLPGMDVDVYDENGQPVRNAVGELVIKQPWVGMTNGFWQDPERYEKTYWSRWPDTWVHGDWVILDDEGFWTITGRSDDTLNVAGKRLGPAEMESVLVGHEAVLEAGTIGVPDEIKGEAAVCFVVLKPGYQPSPALQAELVDLVGEKMGKALRPKTIHFVKELPKTRNGKILRRAMRAAYLDKEAGDLSSLENPEAVEAIRTVRPQTS